In Setaria italica strain Yugu1 chromosome IX, Setaria_italica_v2.0, whole genome shotgun sequence, the genomic stretch GAAGCTTCACTTCTGAACGCAGAGAGGCCTTCAGCAGTGCGCCGGATTGGTTTTGCTGGACCTCGATTTCTGTCGAACAGGCTAATCAGTTCTTGTTCGTCATATCCAGTCCTGATGCTAAACAAAGTCTaggcccttgtttagttgcccgattttggacaaTCAAAATCACtgcgccagcactgtagcatactggtttcgtttgtatttgtgaattattgttcaaatattgactaattaggctcaaaagatccgtctcgcaaagtacaaccaaactgtgcaattagtttttaatttcgtttacATTCAGTACTACATGCATGTactacaagtttgatgtgatggggaattttctttttgtatagtgctaaagttgggattttgagcGACTAAACACGCCAGTTTGCTCTGCTTTCCTCGGTCTCTGCTCTTTCAGCTCGATCTGCATATTTCTCATGTGTGGACAACTGCAACAGGTGATTGGCTTTTCTGATTCAGTTCAGGCTACAACAACAATCAATGAATTCAGTAATCCCGCATATTATTCATTCAGACCATCAGTTCGGTTTATTCCTTCAGTAATCTGACCATCAGTTCGGTTTATTCCTTCAGTAATCTGTGTGGTTGTTGGTTCCAGCTCAGTAGCAAATCCATTTATCTGCTGCCACTTTGTTTCTACAGTGACAAATCATTTATCTGTCCTTGTCTCAGAAACTAGATCTGTTCATCATAGTATTTTATACGAGCCTCAGCTATGCGTGATTTTAATTGGATGGCTCTTGAAGTGTCACTTTCGTGACATAATGTATAACCTGTTCAAGTAATCATTAACTAATCTGTGAAGCATTAGTTTATTTCCTTTGGTTCTGGAGCTCGACATATACAAGTGCAAGGAAATAGCTCGAGTGCTTTGTAGTTTACACTAGCTATCACCTTGTCTTCTTTCCAGTAATGCTTATTGCTTTTACTTAGTTACCAAAGCTGTGCTGCTGTGTTCTTAATTTCAGATTAGGCATAACAATAAATTTGTGCAAGCTTTTGGCTGACAGTTAGTAGTTGTTTTGCTGCTTCTATTGTCCGAACTTTTAGGTAGTTGTTTTGCTGCTTCTATTGTGCGAACTTTTCGAAGTTTCGCTTTGCGTTTACTTCTGTTATGTTTTGAGCGTTTCTAATCGTTCTTATGGTGAGCTTGTTACgagttgacttgtgtcatcttgTGACTTGTGTCATCTTGTAATTAGAAGCGAGATGTATTTGGGATAGCAATCGGATAGAGTCCTTATTCTTTTTGATAGAATTCTGGTTGCCGTCCCGGTCCTTCGGTACCAAGGTTTGAAGGTATGGCAGCCCGGTTTGCATGCTATTGGGTTTGGATCTAGTCACTGATGACCAAGGCAAATCTAGCTCTGTATGATCATCTGATTCAAAGGAGATACAAGTAACTCCTCGATGTAAAAAAAAGTTGAGTGGGTGACAGACATAACATTTCCTCCACCCCCACCGGCCAACAATGTTGCCGGCCTGACTAGTTTAACAGCTACTTATACAGGCGTACAGCTCATCCTCCTCTGTATGATCATCTAGCAGCTACTTATACAGGCGTACAGCTCATGCTGCCGGCCAAACTAGTTTAGCAGCTTGGCTCCACTTGagagttcagagttcagagagAGAGCAGAGCAAGAAGAGAACAGCGAAGAGAGCTGCAACTGCTAGCTGCTGATGGCGGTGGACGAGTCGTTCAAGAGGCCGGGCTCCATCCCCTTCAAGTGGGAGGTGCAGCCGGGCATCCCCAAGCAGGAGGAGcttccaccagcagcagccggggACAGCACGGCCGTGCCTGCGCCGGGGCTCCCTCCGACGACCCCGAAGCTGgcgctccctcccgccgcccgcgtcTGCGCGCTGGCCTCGTCGTCCGCGTCGTGCCGGCGGAGCTCAGCCTCTGTGTCCTCCGCGCCGCTGTCACCGCCAACAACGCcgacgctcccgccgccgtcgtcgcagcaccaccaccggcggTCCATGTCGGCGCGCTTCGCCACGTCGCTGGCGCTGCCCTtcacgcggcggccgcggcgggggcgcgcggCCAAGGACGACGTCGACTACTGCCAGCTTTACAGCGAGAAGATCGCCTAGGCTCATAGTCTCGTCTCTGTATAGGTACGTAAAAATGGTATAAAGCTTATATGTATGTAcgtcaaaaaaaaatctcgaaCATGTATATGCAGCTTGTGTGTGCAAAATCGACGCACTGGTGAATCGTCTTTGAACTTCGTTTGATCCAATCATCGTCAGACATTCAGAATAAATGCTGATGAGGAGCTCGTATCATATCGCCATAGCTAGCTTCGCTTTCTAGCTGCTGCGTGGTAGTGTACAGCACATTACTTGGCAGCCGGCTGTCGACGACATGACCCCGTCCTTGTCTGGATATAGGATACGCGCCGTGTTCACACCCGCGAACGCGTCGCCCCACCCAGCTGCGCCTGCGCGTCGATCGAGCTCGCCCAGCATCCCCATGCTggttccttcttcctcccggtCTTTTGAAAGAGTcagcttgaccttcaccgccaGCTCAGAAAAGAAAGAACTGATGGAATTGCCCGGCAGTGTCCCCGCTGAATTTATTGCCCCTTTTCCTCTGCGCTCTTTGACAAGCGTGTTCTCTTTTCCAACACCTGCGTCAGCAGTGCGAGAAAAGAATGCCTGCGGAAATTGCCAGCAAACTGACCTGACCTCCTCTATCACATTGgcacaaaactaattgcacatatggagtctaattcacaaaactaattgcacatatggagtctaattcgcgagatgaatctattaaacctaattagtatgtagtgctacagtaaccatttattaatgattaattaggtttaatagattcgtctgggttctgcaattatttttataattagctcattttagttcttctaattagaaTCTGAACATCCAATAGAATCTGAACATCCAATACGAACCTTTAGTACACCTGAAGCCATGGGCATGAACATCACGATGACTCCACCGGCCATGAACATCTCTGCCTCCGAGGACAACGGAGGGGTGTGCTAAtcggggcgggcgcggcgggagaGTTCCTAGCCACCGATTTCTATTTTCGGAAACAGCGGTCCCCACCATCTTTCCGTTTCCAGCTTCCCCCACCCAGCGAAACCACCGAGTTTTCTCACTCCATATTCTGGGCACGCCAAACCTTGTGCGGACTCGATCTATCATTCCCTTTTAAATTCACAAAATTTTATATACAGACTTGTACACATAAAATTTATATACAACTTATACACCCAAACTTATATAAGAACAAAAGTTATACACACAAAATTTATATACAAAACTTCTATACAAATACATGCTGGGAAACAAAAATGAAAGCAAAACTTATGAACGAAGTTTCAAAAACAATCGAGAACAAAAGTTTTGGGGAAAATTATGTAGCAAAAAGTTATGCAAAACCAATTTATATAACAAACTTATATACATAACTTTTCcagaaaaattatataattAACTTTTCCAAGAAAAAAACTCACAAAATAAATTTGGAGCAAAAAGTTGTGCAAATGCAACctaggaaaaaaaatgttgataacTTAtacaaaagaagaacaagttATACGTATAACTTTTTCACGCAACAACGTTTTCAGATAAaaagcaaaagagaaaaaaaggagaaaatagaaaagaaaagatcCACCTCGCTGCCGTCGTAGACAAGCCGGAGCGGCGGAGCCCCAGCTACCTTCCGGCAatgaagaggaaggaggaagaggagcccTCACCGGgcggccaccgcgcgcgccCTCCGGAGCTGCTGCCGCGGCTCAGCTCGCCGGAAGCAGCCACAGGTCTCGCTTCTGCCCATCTGCCAGCAAGCGCACGGGCTCCCGGTGTTGAAAGGGAAGGGGAGCCCTCACGGCCATGGCACGCGGAGCTCGCCGCTCCTGCTCCCTTCTCGCACCCCTCGTCGGCTCCTCCTCTCCATAGCTAGATGCGTACACAGATTTCAAGGAGGAAcagaaaaatgaaagaaagaggcagcaggcaggcaggcagccagCGTGGGGGAGTGGAGAGGCAGCGCGTAGCCAGGAGAGTGTGAACGGGAGGTCGGGGCATGCACGTGGGAACCTGGGAGGTGGTCGGGTGAGCAGCGCACGTGGCGGAAGCTCGTTAACGCTCGCTTCCTGCAATCCTGCCTGCTTGGGGATACGCGTTCTTCGTTGATGCGGCCCGGCCCTCTCTGTGTGTGTACGCTGGGCCGGCCCTAAGAGAGCCTTGCGGGCTGGGCTGCAATATAAACCTTTTAGCCCAAATCTCTAAGTGAGTGGGGGGCCAGATAACGGACTGGGCCTGCACAATGGAACGATGAGACAatgatcttcttctttctctttccttctttctttttttcgagGAAACGTGATCTCCTTCATGACTGACAAGACCAGGGATGATCGTAGCAAAACCCAAAGCATAACTGTTTGGATCATTCCATCTTCGCCCCCACGTCTGCGTGCGGTTATGATTCAAATTAAAGAATTGATCAAAGTAGTACTCCGTACCATCTTATCATTCTGCTCCGCCGGGGGGATTAGTGCCAACGGTTAGACTGCATTTTAAAATCTGTCGATCCACGCATCATCCAACTGATATCGATCGATCACCGATGTGGCATTGCTATTTGCTGCTAGTGGAGCTAGTTCCCAAGTCATCATGGGCCTGTGCGTGCGTGTCTACTAGATAAACTAcggacgcatgcatgcatgcatgcgtcatCGTCAGAGCTTGGAGATTTCTCAGTTCGATTTCAATTCGATCGCGGTGTCTCTGCAGCCTGCACTTTCTCTGATCGAGCAGCCCCCCTGTAGCCATCGGACAGGTGTCCTGACACTTTGTGGGTGGAGACGATAATTGcacctgcagcctgcaggcagcTATATGTATATTGTGTATGCTCTCTGAAAGGAGGAATTGGTGGGCGGAGAAAAGGGTTGGAAACCCACTCGGTGGCAATGTGCGGGGATGCTAAACTGTGATTTCATGCGTGCACTCATTGTACGTTCATTCATCATAAACTAAACTAAGCAGTAGTACTAACAAAATTACTACTTGCTAGTGTCCTTTTCCATTTATATCCATGCCTTGTCAGTGCTCAGTGTCATACAACCATTTGAAACTACACCTGCcgtatactccctccatcccaagtTATAGACCACACCGTACCTTACTAGCTAAGCTAGTACGTATATTGTACATGGACGTACTTGGCCTCCTCGTCATGCATAGTCTCCCCTCATCGTCTCATGACCAGCTAGCACTAACTTGCTCGTGCGCAGGATATGCATGCACCTGCAGGGCACCTGGCCACTGCTGCTGCACCCGGGCGGCCGGTGGTGCGCATCCCGCTTGTTCCGCCGATAAGCGTGAGCCTTTCTCCAGGAGGGATGATGATTAAACAGGAGATCGCCGTACGTGGAGGTCATCGCTGCACTGCATGCCGACGAGCGATCAGAGCTCGCTGCGTCGCCGCCGGTGGTGCGCTGTTGCAAGCTTGCAGAGACTATGCTTGCAGTGCGTGATGACACCAGTATCACCAAAGCTAGCTTGAGCTAGGTCGTACAGCTACTGGTAGGAAGGTGGCTAGATTTTTTCCTAGTAATTTGCTGCATATAATATCCCCCACTGTGCTTGTTGCTCGGCTAGCTGCGTTTTacattgcatgcatgcatggacatGATATGATGGTAGCATATATCGCGTATCGTTTGCCACTCATTATCACACTCTGCCTCACGACCGCCGCTGTCTGATTGCAGTTTAATCACAAGGCTCACATCAATCTATCAACGAGCTAGCAGCTAGtagcagtagtagtagtagggCGCTTTTCAAGCAGTTGCTGAGAGTGATGATGCGCATCGAGATCGGCCTTTAATTTCTTCTCACTTTCTGCGCAATCCTGGCCATATCTTAGCTAAACGGCTACCTACTAGCAGTGCGGGGGTGTCGATCATGAGCTCACTAACTCATAAGCCTGGGCTCGTGGGTCGTGGCATCATGCGGCAGAAGAAAGTGATCGAGGCCGGCATCAGGCGTGCATGTATGTTGGATACATGAGGTCAAGTCATGGAGACAAAGCTCGATCCGGTGTCGTCCAAAGCTTGTACCTAGCTGCAGATGCATACTCGTAGGAACAAAAGTAGGTAGGAGCGAGGCATCATCCTTTTGACCTTTTTAATTAGTGCCGTTGATTGTTTTAGTGCCATAGTTTCGTTGTCATTTCTTTTTATATGCAATCCATCAACAAACCTCGCAAGTCCAAGctgaggcagcagcagcagtactaGTAATAACAAAGGGGTGTGAAAGTAAAGGGCTAGAGCTTTATGCCAGAAAGGTTATTTTCTGCAGGCTCCAAGTTCAATTCACACGATGAGCGACAGCACACAAGTACTGGTACGGTACGGCGAGTTGGAACAGTGAGCAGTACCGGCGAAGAGTACGTGCGTGGTCCTGCTGCTACGCCGGCGGCCCATGTCAGGCTCAGTTACCCTTCATTGAACTGCCAAAAAGGCCATGGTGAT encodes the following:
- the LOC101777976 gene encoding uncharacterized protein LOC101777976 — protein: MAVDESFKRPGSIPFKWEVQPGIPKQEELPPAAAGDSTAVPAPGLPPTTPKLALPPAARVCALASSSASCRRSSASVSSAPLSPPTTPTLPPPSSQHHHRRSMSARFATSLALPFTRRPRRGRAAKDDVDYCQLYSEKIA